DNA from Thermogemmatispora onikobensis:
ACAACAACGCTGGCCGTAATGCCCGGCTGCTGATTGAGTACCGTCGCTATCTCATCCAGCTCAATGCGGTAGCCCCGAATCTTGACCTGATTATCCAGGCGTCCCAAAAAAGCAATCTGGCCATCCGGCAAGAAACGTGCCTGATCGCCCGTACGATACATGCGGGCCCCAGGCTGCTGAACAAACGGATCAGGAAGAAAACGCTCGGCGGTCAGCTCCGGACGGCCTCGATAACCGCGGGCTACTCCCTGGCCACCGATATACAGCTCGCCGGGAGCACCCCAGGGCACGGGGTGAAGCGCTTCGTCGAGAATATAGATCGATGTATTATCGATAGCCCAGCCAATGGAAGGCGGCTCTGCCAGTGGCTCGCTCACTGGTGGCACTGGTCCAGAGGTCGCCACAACCGTGGCCTCGGTTGGCCCATAGTTGTTTACCAGGGTAAAGGGCAGGCCGGGCTGGGGATAGCGATGGAGCGTATCGGCCCCTGTCAGCAAGAAGCGCAAAGCCGTTTCGCGAGGCCACGGGAGCTGGATCAGGCGCTCGGCCAGCGGGGTTGGCAGAAAAGCAATGGTGATGGCCTGTTCGAGCAGCCAATCGCGCAGCGCTGGCGCTGAGAGGCGCAGCTCATCGGCAGGCAGATAGACAGCTGCGCCGCATGTCAGATAAGGCCAAAGCTCCCAGCCAGTTGCATCGAAAGCCGGACTGGTCACCTGGCTGGCCCGATCGGCAGCGCTCACCGAGAAGGCGCGCTGGTGCCAGAAAATCAGATTCAGCAGGCTATCGTGCGTGACCTCCACACCCTTGGGGCGCCCAGTTGAACCCGAGGTATAGATCACGTAGGCCAGATCATCTGCCGTGGCCTGCTGCTCCGCGATCTCGCCCGTTGGCTGGGCTGCCAGTCGAGTGGCATCTTGATCCAGGTAAACACGCTGCCGAATAGGGAGCGCCGCTTCTCGCTCAAGCTGGCTGGCCAGCTGAGAAGTCGTAACCAATACGGGGGCCTGGGCATCCTCCAGCATAAAGCGAACGCGCTCATGCGGATAAGACGGATCGAGCGGCAAATAGGCCCCTCCAGCTTTGAGAATAGCCAATAGTCCCACTACCATTGCCGGCGAGCGCTCCAGGTAGAGGCCGACGGGCACGCCGGGATAGACACCGTGCGCGCGCAGATAATGGGCCAGCTGGTTGGCGCGCCTGTTCAGCTCCTGGTAGCTCAATGTGGTCTGCGCTGTCACTACTGCTGGTGCCAGTGGGTGCTCGTGGGCCTGTTGAGCAACAAGAGCCGGTATACAGGCATGACGCGGATAATCGCGTCTGGCGGCGATCCATAGGCTAAGTGGCTGTTCCCCTTCGCTTGACAGAAGACTACCGGGAATCTTCTTTATTGCATCTCTAGCTGCCATAGTTGGCCCTAAGAAATTACTGCTGTACAGTTCTTCTTGCTTAAAGACCATATAAATAGTTTGCTCCTGTCACAAATAGAATCACATATTTCTTGCCTCTCCCGGGAGGAGGCTATGGTCGAGACAGCCTGCTAATTGAGCGTAGACAGGCAGCACCCTTGAGGGTACATCTTTTGAAACGAGACTGAATCGTTGCGGTTATAGCTACTCTGGAACGTTTCGTTCCTGCCTGCTATTCCTCCCTATCTACCAGCCTTCCTATTCAGGCGGCGCGCGAGAGCGGGCGCGCCTTCAGACGAGTTGGACAGAAGAACGTCAGGTAACAGTATACTGCTCTATTGGCTGGAAATCTCCTCTTGGATGGCTCTTTTGGCTGAACATGATAACCGTCTTTACTGGCATTGATGACCGCTTTCTGAAGGACCTAATCTACTGTCAGGGGTGTTCCCTGTTTCGCTGTGGTCCAAATGTGCTGGCAGGCAGCGATACCCTGACGGATGCCCTCCTGAATAGCGTGGTTATTGGCTGGGGTTTGGGTCTGCGAGCTGTAGAGATTGGCGTCCCAGCCGTAGTAAGCGATACCGGTGGCCCCATGCTGGCAGAAGCTCTGGCTTTGCTGGACAATATCGGCGGTACTTGGGAGCGGCCAGCTCAAGCCAGCACGAGTCGAAGGTCCTCCAAAGGCCTGCGCAATTCCGATCATCGGGGTCTGAGCGTAGTTCCAGCCCCGTTTCTGCAAGCTAGTGAACATGGCATTCAGGGTACTGCGCATTGACCAGTCATAGCGGCTGGCTGAGGCATCTTCCCTGGCTTGCAAGACCGTGAAGATGTAGAGGCCGATCATGTCGCAGCCCTCAGCGGTGAAGTTCGCGGCGATCTCGTCATGCCAGCCGGTATCGAAGCCGGTAGGGGGAGAGGCGCCAAAGCCACAGATGGCAGGGCGCTGAGGGGTATACTGCTGGATCAATTCATGAAACTTGATTAACAGCTCACGGGCGCTGCCAGGGTCCCACAGCACCCAATCATCAAGAACCCAATACCCCAGAATGAGCGGATTAGACTGAGTCTCTTCGAGATGCCGTCTGACCAGCTGGAGCAAGGCCTCTTCACTTGCAATCGGCACCGAGTCCCGCCCGCAGTAAGGATGAGCCCCGGGTGGTGGCGGCTTGACCGTTTTGGTACGGTGGCACTCGTAATACTGCAGGTAGCTAGAGATATAGCCGTCGATGACCTGCATATGCGCGGCCTGGAGCGCTCGCCCTAGCTCGCTCTCTGGTGAGGGTGGATCACCGTACTCAAAGACAACTTGTATCCCCAAAGCCGCGGCCTCTGCAACCTCGGCAGGGGTTCCAACGGTGAAGCCGCCAATCAGGTGCAGGTCTTTGAAACGGCTATCCTGCCCGCTGGAACTGGCAAAGCGCGGGCTGCTGGTTGTCAGCTGCGAAACCAGCGGTGAGTGGGTGATCAACCACCAGGGATGCAGCAGCCAACCTATTCCTGCCAGGATGACCATAACTGATGCACTGAGCAGCACGAGGGCACGCCTCTGCCAGTGATGCACCTGCCTCATACACTCATCGCTCCCTGCTTGACCTCCAGGGCAACTACAGGGCCGGCACAGCTACCGGCCCTGGTCTCGCCGCTCTTGGGGCTTCCCTCTCTAGCGACTAGGCTGTCTCGGCCTCCTGTTGGCCGAAAAGCTTGGGAAGAAAGGTTTTGGCCAGCTCCAGGTTTCCCTCATAGCTGTGATAGAGCCAGCTTTCCAGCTTCTGCCTGGGAGTTGCTCCCTCGGCTACCCACCAGATGGGGTGTGTCAGGAGCTGAATCGCCTTCCCCTCCCGAAAGGCCGCCGACTGCAGGGGATGGCCATAACGCCAGCGTCCTGTCGAATCGCTGATATAGGCAAGGTCGCCCCGCTGAGCTAAATGGTAGACCGTATAGATCGGCCTGGCCTCTTCTACCGGAATGCTGGCGAGTGTACGCGGACTGTGCACACTCGCAATAGTTCGTTTGACATAGGGGTAAAAGTGAGCCAGGATCTCTATTTCGTGAACAACATCGAGGTGCTGACCATGATAATCCTGCAAATCAATGTGAAGGGCGATGTCATGCCCATAATTGTGAATCTGCTCCAGAAGACGAGCACTTTCTGTACTTAGTACATTATAAAATGGAGACGACAACATCACAAAATACGTGGCCTGGAAGCCAGACTCGTGTTCCACTCGGGCAAGCTCTAACGCTGCTTTTAAGCTAATATCGATATCGTGTCTTAGTAGTAGTATACGCTCTCCATGCTCTAGTCGCTCTTCCAGATCATCGAAAAGCGAGCAACGATAACCCTGGCTTGCGAAGGCCAAGAGGAGTTGACGATAACCCTGCAAAGTAAAATCTTCCACTGCTCTTCTACCTACTTCTAGTATTAAATGGATAGGCTTGATAGTCTTTCGCTTTCACCGTTTGCTGATCTGCTGGTAGAGGTACAGTAAGTTTTCCTGTTCCTTCTCCCAATGTAGATCGGCGGAGGCTGCCTGTAGAGCGTTCTGCCGCATAGT
Protein-coding regions in this window:
- a CDS encoding non-ribosomal peptide synthetase; its protein translation is MVFKQEELYSSNFLGPTMAARDAIKKIPGSLLSSEGEQPLSLWIAARRDYPRHACIPALVAQQAHEHPLAPAVVTAQTTLSYQELNRRANQLAHYLRAHGVYPGVPVGLYLERSPAMVVGLLAILKAGGAYLPLDPSYPHERVRFMLEDAQAPVLVTTSQLASQLEREAALPIRQRVYLDQDATRLAAQPTGEIAEQQATADDLAYVIYTSGSTGRPKGVEVTHDSLLNLIFWHQRAFSVSAADRASQVTSPAFDATGWELWPYLTCGAAVYLPADELRLSAPALRDWLLEQAITIAFLPTPLAERLIQLPWPRETALRFLLTGADTLHRYPQPGLPFTLVNNYGPTEATVVATSGPVPPVSEPLAEPPSIGWAIDNTSIYILDEALHPVPWGAPGELYIGGQGVARGYRGRPELTAERFLPDPFVQQPGARMYRTGDQARFLPDGQIAFLGRLDNQVKIRGYRIELDEIATVLNQQPGITASVVVAREKLPGEKQLVAYVVTSPEAELTPSELRTALAKQLPDYMLPTIFVRLDTLPLTAHGKIDREALPSPETGEILSEEVGMDSLAPSLFKEEDVAPTNAIEQQVAEVVCSLLGRSAIDVNANFFMLGGHSLLGAQLILRLTELFGVQISLHTLFTAPTVRQLAARIEQLLLERLATMSEQEAQSLLEQLQNS